One Thioclava sp. ES.031 genomic window, AAAGCCCAAGCCCTTGGTGCGGGCATTTTTCCGCATGGTGAGCTACCCCCTGAAATTCGGACACTGACATAAGCTACGATTTGCAGTCTGCTGATCTTCGACGAGAAGGAGATCAGAGATGTCGAAACGCAAGCAGCACGCGCCCGAGTTCAAGGCAAAGGTCGCGCTGGAAGCCCTGAAGGGTGAAGAGACAGCGGCCGAGCTGGCGAGCCGGTTCGGGGTGCATCCAACGATGATCCATCAATGGAAGCGGGCCTTGCTCGAAGGCGCGTCGGGCGTGTTCGAGCGCGGGGGCCGAAGGAAGCCCGAGATCGACGAGGAGCAGGTGAAGGAGCTCCACGCCAAGATCGGGGAGCTGGCGGTGGCCAACTCTTTTTTGGAACGAAAGCTGAAGCCTTGGGGCGGGAAGTGAGGCGTGGCATGATCGAGCCGAACCATTCGGATCTGTCGATTGGGCAGCAGTGCAAGCTGCTGTCGATCGCACGCTCATCCTATTACTACGAGCCGAAGGGCGAAACCGAACAGAACCTCGGCCTGATGCGGCAGATCGACGAGCAGTTCCTGGAGACCCCGTTCTTCGGTGTCCGCCAGATGACCTGGCACCTGCGTAACGACGGCCACCTGGTGAACGAGAAGCGGATACGGCGACTGATGCGCCTGATGGGGCTCATGCCGATTTACCAGAAACCCAACACAAGCAGGCCGGCGAAGGGGCACAAGACCTATCCCTACCTGCTGCGAGGTCTGCGGGTGGATCGCCCGAACCAGGTCTGGTGCTCGGATATCACCTACCTGCCCATGCGGCGCGGGTTCCTCTACCTCGTGGCGATCATGGACTGGCACACCCGCAAGGTTCTGTCTTGGCGGATCTCGAACACCCTGGAGGCCGACTTCTGTGTCGAGGCGCTGAACGAAGCCATCCACAAGTTCGGCCCGCCCGAGATAATGAATACGGATCAGGGTTCTCAGTTCACGTCCTTCGCTTGGACGGATCGGCTCCGCCGGTCGGGCGTGCGCATCTCGATGGATGGGAAAGGCCGATTCCTCGACAACATCTTCATCGAGCGGCTGTGGCGAACCCTGAAATACGAATGCGTCTACCTGCATGCCTGGGAGACAGGATCGGAGACAAAGGCGGCGATCCGGAAATGGATGACCTTCTACAACCACCAGCGCCCTCACTCAGCCCTCGGCGGCAAGCCACCGGCGCTGGTCTATTGGCAGAGACATGATATCAACCAACCCGATCAGCAGGTGCAAAGAGTAGCTTAAATTACGCCAGATCCTGTCCAAGAGACGGGGAGTAGCTCATGGCTTGAAGGAATTGTAATCCGTCCATTCCCGGCATGTTGTAGTCAGAGATGACAAGGTGGACTGGCTTGGCCTCTAGGCTTTGAAGCGCGCTCTGGCCGTCAGTCGCATATCCGACTTGCCGGATGCCCATCGCGTCGAGCGCTTGCATAATAAGCCCCCGGCTCGTCGACATGTCGTCGACCACGAGGATACGCAATTGGTCTCTCAATGCCATGAAGTGAAATCCTGTCCGGTTAGATTGAGTTCAATTGATAAGTCGTGACGCCGGCGGTGCGGAGCTTCGTGTGTTTTCCGTCGGTTACGCGTTCAGAATGACCGACAAACAGGAAACCACCTGGCGTGAGCTGCTCCTCGAACCGCTCCCATAGCCGGGCCTGTGCCTCAGGAGCAAAATAGATGACGACATTTCGGCAGAAGATAACGTCGAATTTTCCGCGCATCGGCCAGGGATCATGGAGATTGAGTTCACGAAATTGGACGAGATCGCGGAGTCCCGAGGCGACCTGATAGTGTTCACCCTGCAGCTCGAAATATCTCTGTCGCAGAATATCCGGCACCGATTCGAGTGCGGCTGCGGGATAGCATCCCTTCGCACCGACGGCGATCATGAGAGGATCGATGTCGGAAGCGAGAATGCGCAGATCCAGATTGGCGAAATCAGGTGCGCTTTCGGCAATCGTCATGGCGATCGAATAGGCTTCTTGACCATTCGATGATCCCGCAGACCAAAGTCGAACGCGACTGCCGCGCCGAGCAGCCTCCAGAAGGGAAGGAAGAACGTTTCTGCGCAGGGTTTCGAAGTGATGTTTCTCACGAAAAAAATGGGTCACGTTTGTGGTGAGCGCGGATATCATCTTACGGCGTTCATCGCGACCTGCATCGGAATTCACGAGCGTGATATAGTCCTTGTACTGCGCGAGCCCCAAGGCCCGGAGTCGCTTTGCGAGGCGGCTTTGCACCATTGAGGTTTTGCCGGGTGCGAGCACGATTCCTGTCGTCTCGTACAAGAGCTGTGCGATCGCACTGAACTCGGCATCGGTCGGCGTGACCTGCCCAAGGGTGGACGGGGGGGCGCTCATGCGGCCTCGATTGCCTCTTGCGGCAATACGGACGTGAGGTCGAGTATGCGGATCATCCGGCCTTCGACGATCGTAAGCGCAGAGATATAGCGTTGCGAGACGTCGGCATTGAGATCGGGCGGAGATTGCATCTCTGAGCGGGGCAGGGCGAGGATGTCGGAGACGGCATCGACGAGAAGCCCCGCGGTCTGGCCTCCAACTTGGACGACAATAATGACGTTCCGGGCATCTCCCGCGACGGGTTCCATCCCGAGCCGGACCGAGAGGTCGACAACGGGCAGGACAGTGCCGCGCAGGTTAATTACGCCGCGGACGAAGGAGGGTGCGTGAGGCAGTGGCGTCGCGCGGGTCCAGCCGCGAATTTCGCGCACGGACATGATGTCGACGCTGTATTCTTCTTCGCCGAGGCGGAAGGAGAGAAGCTCGAGTTCAGCGGCATCGTTTTGGGGTGTGGTGTCTTCGGTCATGGCTTATCCTGCGAGTGAAATATCTATGGCGCGGGTGTTGCCCGAGGCGGTTTGAACGAGATCGGCGGGGTCGAGAATGAGTGCAATTTGACCGTCGCCGAGAATCGTCGCGGCAGCGACGCCGGGAATATGGCCATAGGATTGCTGACCTGCCCCCCGCGGGATCCCTCAACGTAGTGTAGAGTCTGCGCCAACTCTGAAGGAGCAGACTGACCTGCCCCCCTTGGGTCCCTCGTTCATAACGAGAGTCTGCAGGTTTGCGATTGGTAGTCGGGTCGGTTGCTGTGGGCAAGCGCGCCGGGCGCGGAGCCCTCAAATTGCTCAAGCGCCCGGCGCGCTTCGAGCGGCGTCTGGTTTCCCAGAGACGAGTGCGGTCTGACGGCGTTGTAGTCGTAGCGCCAGAGCGCCAAACTGCGCCGGGCATCGTCCAGGGTGTCGAAGATCTCCTCGTTTAATAATTCGTCGCGCAGGCTTCCGTTGAAGGACTCGATGAACGCGTTCTGCTGCGGCTTGCCGGGGTCGATGTAGTGCCAGGGAATGGCGTTCTGGTCGGCCCATCTCAGGATGGCCCGACTGGTGAACTCCGTCCCGTTGTCGCTGACAATGCAAGCAGGCTTTCCGTAGATCCGCACCAGCGCATCCAGTTCACGGGCAACACGCGTGCCCGATATGCTGGTATCGGCGACCAGGCACAGGTTCTCTCTGCAACAATCGTCGATCACGGCCAAAATACGGAACTTGCGCGAGGCGCCGAAGCTGTCCGCCAGGAAGTCGAGCGACCAGCGCGCATTGGGATGCGCCGCCGCAGGCATCGGTGTGCGTGACCCGCGAGCCCGCTTGCGTCCACGCCGTCGCTTCACCGATAACCCTTCCTCCCGATAGAGCCGATACAGCTTCTTGTGGTTCATGGTCATGTCCTTGCGCTCCAGCAGGATGCCGATCCGGCGATAGCCAAACCGGCGCCGCTTCCCGGCGATCTCCTTCATCTCCTCGCGGATCTCGGGGCAGTCCGGCGGGCGTGTGCGCCGGACCGTCTTGGGGTCGACACCGACAAGCTGGCAGGCCCGACGCTGCGAGATGGCATGATCCCGCATCGCCCTGAGCGCCGCCTCTCGCCGCCTGGTCAATGTCGTCAGTTCTTTCCCAGCAGATCCTTCAGAACCACGTTGTCGAGCATGGTGTCGGCCAACAGACGTTTGAGCTTGGCGTTTTCGTCTTCGAGCGCCTTCAGCCTGGCCGCCTCGGAGACCTCCATGCCACCATACTTGGCCTTGAACTTGTAAAAGGTCGCCGGGCTGAGGCCATGCCTGCGGCACACATCAGCTGTCGGCATGCCTGCCTCCTGCTCCTTGATCATCCCGATAATCTGCGCCTCGGTGAAACGGCTTTTTCTCATTCGTCTGCTCCTTCAGAGTTGGCGCAGACTCTACACTACGTTGAGGGATCCCGCGGGGGGCAGGTCATTGCTGCAATCCCTTGATGACGACCTGGCGCTGCTCGAGAATTGAATCGACCACGAGAGCAGAGCGGGCACCATCTTCCTGAGCGGTGAGCAGAACGACGTCGCCGCTGTAGGATCGCTTCGGTCCGCGATATCCGAGTTCGGCACCGAGGTCGAAAAGAGGGACGAAGGCGCCCCGCAGATGGATGACATTCGTCGATGGACCGAGTGCGCGGATGTCTTCGCTCGTGAGTGTCGCGGTTTCGAGGATCGAGGAGAGCGGGACCACGAGGGTTTCGCCTGCGACATTGACGACCATTCCGTCTAGAACGGCAAGAGTCAGTGGCAGGGAAATCGAGAAGCAGCTGCCCTTGCCGGGGTCAGAGGTGATCGAAATCCGGCCACCTAGAGATTGGATCGAGCTTTTCACGACATCCATGCCGACGCCGCGGCCCGAGAGCGCGGAGACCTGGTCAGCGGTAGAGAAACCGGGCAGGAAGAGAAGGTTGTCGATTTCGCTGTCGGAAAGCTGGGCATCCGGGGCGATAAGGCCTTTTTCGATGGCTTTCTCGAAGACCTTCTTGCGGTCGATGCCACCACCGTCATCGCTGACTTCGATCACGACGCGACCGGAGCGATGGTGGGCGGAGAGGGTGACGATTCCTTCGCGCGGTTTGCCAGCGCCTTCGCGCATCTCGGGGGATTCGAGGCCATGATCGACGGCGTTGCGGATCATATGGGTGAGCGGATCGGCGAGGCGCTCGATGACGGTCTTGTCGACCTCGGTGGTCTCACCTTCGGTTTTGAGCCGGACGTCCTTGCCGATCGCCGAAGAGGCTTCGCGCACGATCCGGGCCATCCGCTGGAACAGCGGTTTGACCGGCTGAGCACGGATCATCATCACGCTGTCCTGAATGTCACGGGTCAGCATCATGAAGGCTTCGAGCCCGGTGTTCACGGCGGAGTTGGGCGGCAGACCGGCTTCGGCCACAGATTGGGCAAGCATGGCTTGGTTGATTACCAATTCGCCTACGAGGTTCACCAAGCGGTCGATGCGCTCGATATCGACGCGCACGGTGGCGCCGGGCTCTGCAGCGGGGGCGGTGTTGGATGCCGCAGGCTGAGCGGCGGAGGGCTTCGCGGTCTCGGCTTGTTGCTCGGTCGGGGCCGGGTCAGGCGTGCGCGCGGGAGCTTCGGTTGCGATCTTCGCTATATCATCGGTTGGAGGCGGCGCGGGATTGATGGAACCGGGGCCATCCACTGCCGCCGCGGGCTCAAATTTTTCATCTTCGTCAGTGTCGCCGGACGGTTCGCTTTCTAATTCGGGCAGCTCCGGGAGGGGCGTTTCAGATGAAGCGGGGATCGCCGAAATGTCGATCTGGCAGACGTCTTCGACGAATTCGAACACTTCCCGGATTTCTTCTTCTGTCACATCCCCCGTGATCTGGACGGTCCAGCTCAGATGGTTCTCCTCCGGGTCGAGCGTATCGAGTGGCGGGACCGTCGATGCGTCGGTCGCGATCGAGATCTCCGCGATCTCGGCGAGGGCGCGGAGAAGCTGCAGCGGCTCGTTGCCCGAAGTATAGAGCGCGCCGTCCGGGCGGAACTGCAGGGTGAAGCCGGTCGGGGACGCGTCTTCTGGCGTGAAATCGAAGTCGAGGTCGAGCGCGAGGCCCATCGGCTGGAAATCTGCCGTCTCCACCTCGTCTTCCGCATCAGCCGCATGTGCAGCCCCCCGGTCCCCCAAAAGCGCCTCAAGCGCCTGAAGGCACTCCTCGGCGGTCTCGGGTTCGGGAGCCCCTTCGCGCGCGGCACGGATTTCGTCTGCAAGCAGGTCAGCCGCCTGGAAGAAGAGCTTGACCGCCTCAGGCGTCAGATCGAGCCTGCCGGCGCGTAGCTCGTCCAGCACGGTTTCGAACCGATGCGCAAAAGCGACCAGCGCATCGAGGCCGAAGGCGCCTGCGCCGCCCTTGATCGAATGAACCGCCCGAAAGACGACATTGATCGTCTCGCCATCTTCCGCGCCCTCGTCGAGGTCGGAGAGCGCGTCTTGCAGGCTTTCGAGCAGCTCTTCACATTCGATGAAGAAGGATGCTTTGATTTCTGCCATCGGGTCGGACATGTCGCGCTCCTTATCCGGCAACCATGTTAAGCGCCTTGACCAGTTTGGTCGGGTCGAAGGGCTTCACGATCCAGCCGGTCGCCCCGGCGGCGCGGGCGCGGGCTTTCAGCTCGGCCGCGGATTCGGTGGTGAGGACGAGGATCGGGGTCGCGCGGTGGCGGTCCTGCCCGCGCACGGCCTCGATGAAGCCGAACCCGTCGAGGCGCGGCATGTTGATGTCGGAGATGATCGCGTCAGGCTCCAGCCCGTCGAGCACCTCCAGCCCGTGCACGCCGTCTTCGGCGAGGTACAGCTCCATCCCGGCATGTTCGAGGGTGAGCTTGAGCATGTCGCGAATGGTGCGACTGTCATCGACCGCGAGAACTTTCAGTGACATGGGGCCTCCGCATCCGGGAGGTGCTGGAGATCCTCATGCGAGAGACCGAACCGGGTCAGGGCGCTGTCGAACGCCTCCGAACTCGACGCGATCTCGAGGCGGTGACCTGCGATGCGGGCAGTCTTCGCCGCCGAGAGCAGCAGTTGCAGCCCCAGCGCGCCGAAATGGGTCACGCTGGAGGCATCGAGGGCGACATCTTCCGTCGCCACGCATTGCAGCGACGCTTGCAAGGGGCGCACGGTCGCAAGGTCGATCCGGTCGGGCAGGGCAAGCGCGGTCATGGCGCCACCACAAAGTCACGAAGGCAGAGCGTACGCATCGGCAACCTCTTTCAAACACATCCGTGAAAGAGGTCTAAGCCCAAGCCGTTAAAATAGCCTTGACGGAAACGCGCCTATCGCATCATGCGCGAAGAAAGATAGGAGGCGCAGCCCTGAAGCGCTGCGTAGTCGTCCTCGACCACGCTGACCGGGAACGCGCGCAGGAATTCCGAGAAGCGCCCCTTGGCCTGCATAGCCTCGGCGAAACCGAACTCGTCGAGCCACGGGACCACGCCACGCGCCGCCCCACCGATCAGGTAGATGCCGCCGAAGGGCAGGTGGGTCAGCGCCAGATCGCCCACGACCCGGCCCAGCATCTGCACGAAAAGCTGTCCGGCCGCGACGGCCGTCTCTTCGCCACGGGTGATCGCTTCGAGGATCTCCTGGCCCGAGGTGGTCGCGTCGTCCTCGCCCCTGAGATAGGCGTAGAGCCGTTCCAGACCGCGCCCCGACACGACATGCTCGACACTGGCGAAATCGTGTTTCGCATCGAGATAGGTCTTGAGCGCGAAATCCTCCTCGGTCTCGATCGGCAAGGTGGTGTGCCCGGCCTCGGAGGGCGGCACGACGCGCCCGCCGGGGCCCTCATGCACGGGGGCTGCGTTGAACCCGGTGCCGATCCCAACCACCAGCCGCGCAGAGCCCTCCTTCGCGGGCAGGCCGGGCAGGATCGAGTGCACGGCATCGTCGGCAAGGCTTCCCAGCGCATGGCCCTGCGCCTGCAGATCGTTGAGCACGAAGACATGATCCGTCCCGGTCAGCCGCGCGATATTATCGGCGCGGATCACCCAGGCGAGATTGGTCATTTCTGCCACGTCATCGCGCACCGGACCGGCGGCGGCCACGCAGGCGCCCGCGATCTCGCCGCAATCCTCGTCGCGGATATACTCCTCGAGGATGTCCTCAAGCGCGCCCCGCCCCTTGTTCGAGAAGCGGCGGATCGTCGAGTGGATCAGCTTGCCGTCACGGGCCATCGCCACGCGTGTGTTGGTGCCGCCGATATCGGCCAGCAGGGTGATCTGTTCGCTCATCCGCGGCTCCCCAATGCGTCTTTCCATGCCAGATAGGACGCTTTCGGGGTGCGCTGCAAGCTGTCGAAGTCCACATGGACGAGCCCGAAGCGCTTCTCGTATCCCAGGGCCCATTCGTAATTGTCCATCAGCGACCAGCCGATATAGCCCTTCACCGGCACGCCCTCGGCAATCGCGCGCTGCACGGCGGCAAGGTGGTCTCGGTAATAGGCGATGCGATGCGGATCCTCGACCTTGCCGTCTTCGACCACATCGGGCGCGGCCATGCCGTTTTCGGTCACGTAGAGCGGCAGATCTCCGGTATAGTCGCGCTTGAGCCGTGTCAGGAACTGATAAAGCCCCTCGGGATAGATCTCCCAGCCCATCGCGGTCTTGGGCAGCGGGCCATCGACCTCGTGATGCGCGGGCCAAGGCCCCTCGGTGGGCGCGATGCGCTTGCAGGTGTAGTAATTGAGCCCGAGCCAGTCGAGCTTCTCGCCGATCAGCGCGAAATCGTCTTCCCAGTTATGCGGCATGTGCGGCGCGAAGGCCTCCATCACCTCCTCCGGGTAGCGCCCCTTGAAGATGCCCTCGACGAAGAAGCGGTTGTAATAGGCGTCATAGAGATCGGCCGCCGCCGCCGCTTCGGGCGTCTCGTCGGCGGGGATCGGGTATTCGAGATTGCACACCGCGCCGAGGTTCTTCATCCCGTGCGCGCGCATCACTCGGATCGACTTGCCGTGGGCGAGCAGCACGTGATGCATCGCATGGGCCGTGGCGCGGATATCGCGCAGGCCCGGCGCGTGATGGCCGAGGAAATGGCTTAGCCAACCGACGCACCACGGCTCGTTGATTGGGGCCGCGGACCAGATACGGTCGCCGAGCCGATCCGCGATCACCTGCGTGAAATCGGCGAACCAGGAAGCGATGTCGCGGTTGCGCCAGCCGCCCTTGTCGGCCAGCGCGGCGGGCAATTCCCAGTGATAGAGCGTGAGCGCCGGTTTCAGCCCACGCTCCAGCATTCCGTCGACCAGCCGGTCGTAGAAATCCAGACCCTCACGGTTCACCGGGCCGCGCCCCTCCGGCATCACCCGCGCCCAGGAGGTCGAGAAGCGGTAGATGTCGAACCCTGCATTGGCGATCAGGTCGAGGTCTTCCTCCCAGCGGTGATAGTGGTCGCAGGCGACCGCACCGTTCTCGGCGCGCACGACATTGCCCGGCGTGGCGGCGAAAGTGTCCCAATGGGTCGGGCCCGCACCGCCGAAGGAATGGCCCTCGATCTGATAGGAGGAGGTGGCAACGCCGAACTGGAAATCGGCAGGAAAATCAACGCGTTTCGGGAGCATCTTCATCCTGTATATAAAATTGGTTTCAACTCGGGCGCAGCGCGCCTCCTTGGGTGGGGACCGGACCGGTGGACTGGCCGACGACCAGAACCGCCTCCATCAATTCGTGGCGCGGGCTGCGGTCGCCGCTCTCGATCTGCTCGATCAGAAGCGCCGCGCAGCGTCGTCCCGCCTCGCGTACCGAGGAGCGCGTCGCGGTGAAGATCGGTTCTTCCGCCGTGCCGTTTTTCAAGTATCCCAGCTCGTCGTCATGGGTCACGATCGAGACGTCGCGTCCCATCACCAGACCTGCCTCTTCGATGCCGCGCCGCGCACCCATCGCAGAGAGCAGCGAGGCGGTCAGGAAGGCCGTCGGCGGGTTGGGCCATTGCAGCATCTCACGCGCCGCATCATGGCCCTGTGCCTCGGTCATCTCGCCCTCGACGATCAGGGCCGGGTCGATCGGTAGATCACGCGCCTTGAGCGCAGCCTCATAGCCGCGCCGGCGCCTGCGGGCGAAATCCATTTCTCCGATGCCGTTGATCAGCGCGATCCGGCGATGCCCCAGATCGAGCAAGAAATTCGTGGCCCGCTCGAAGGCTCGCTTGTTGTTCACATCGACCCAGCTGAAGGGGGAGTTCGTTCCGCTGACCCGCCCGTGCAGCACATAGGGCAGCCCCAGCGCGTCGAGCATGGCGATCCGGTGATCCTCGACCTTGGGCGCGTGAATCAGCACGCCATCCACATTCCCTTTCGAGCGCAGCTCGGCATAGGCGCGGGCCTCGGAATCGTCGGGCACGATGGTCATGACCATATCGTAGCCCGCACGCGCATAGACTTCACCGGCGCCCGCGATGAAATCCGCGAAAACCGGATTCACGATCTCGTGGCGGTCCGAGATCGGGATGATGTGGCCGATTGCCATCGCGCGGCCCGTCGCCAATCGTTTGGCCTGTGTGTTGGGACGATAATTGGCAGCCTCGGCCGCTTCGCACACCCGACGCCGCGTGGCCTCGGAGACTTCCGGGTAGCCGTTGAGCGCGCGACTCACGGTGGTGGGCGACAGCCCCAATTCGAGTGCCAATGTCTTGAGATTCATGAGCCAAACCGCTTTGGATTATCGCGAGACTAGGGTGCGCGTCTATCGGCGTCAATGATGCGGGTGCGGCGGGGGCGATGCTGCGCTGCGGCGTAGCTTTCTGCGTAAGTCATGAGGATATAAAGCGGATTTGATTTTGGCGTGAGCAGGCACAATTGACTTCTTTGCGAGGCTCTGAAACGGTCGGTGCTGTCCAAAGCGCTTTGGGCTGGCGAGTCGCCATGGGCCAAAAAGCGCGACACACCGGGAGGATTTCATGACCAAACATCTGATGCTTGGGATCGCGGCGCTCGCGCTGTCGGCGGGGCTCGCTCACGCGCAGGATCTCAAGTTCGCGCCGGGCAGCGATGCCGACAAGTTTGACTGGGCGAGCTATGACCAATTTAAGAACGACACCGATCTGAGCGGCGAAACGCTCACGATCACCGGCCCGTGGACGGGCAACGACAAGGCGCTTTTCGAGAGCGTTCTGGCCTATTTCGAGGCCGCGACCGGCGCCAAGGTGAACTACTCCGGTTCGGAAAGCTTCGAGCAGGATATCGTGATCGCCGCCAAGGCCGGCACGCCGCCGAACATCGCGGTCTTCCCGCAGCCGGGCCTTGCCTCCGACATGGCCAAGCAGGGCTACCTGACGGCGATGCCCGATGGCACGGGTGACTGGATCAAGAACAACTACGCCGCCGGGAAGTCCTGGGAAGACCTGTCCACCTACAAGGGCAAGGACGGCGAGATGCACACCTACACGTTCCCCTTCAAGGCGGATGTGAAATCGCTCGTCTGGTATGTGCCGGAGAACTTCAAGGAAGCGGGCTACAAGGTTCCCGAGACGATGGAGGACCTCAAGGCGCTGACCGAGCAGATCAAGGCCGATGGCGGCACCCCGTGGTGCATCGGTCTGGGCTCCGGGGCTGCGACCGGCTGGCCCGCGACCGACTGGGTCGAGGATTTCATGCTGCGCACGCAGTCGCCCGAGACCTATGACGACTGGGTCACCAACAAGCTGAAGTTCAACGATCCCAAGGTCGTTCAGGCGATCGAGGATTACGGTTGGTTCGCCAAGACCCCCGGCTTCGCCGAAGGCGGCGAGCAGGCGGTGGCCACCACCGACTTCCGCGACAGCCCGAAAGGTCTCTTCGACTTCCCGCCGAAATGCTACATGCACAAGCAGGCGAGCTTCATCCCGACCTTCTTCCCCGACGGGACCAAGGTGGGTCAGGACGTGAACTTCTTCTACTTCCCGTCCTATGCAAGCAAGGATCTCGGCAAGCCGGTCCTCGGTGCGGGCACGATGTTCGGCATCACCAAGGACTCCAAGGCCGCTGAAGCCTTCGTGAAGTTCCTCGAGACGCCGATCGCCTCGGAAATCTGGATGGCGCAATCGGGCTTCCTGACGCCGAACAAGAACGTCAATCCGGCGGCCTTCGCCAATGACGTGCAGCGTCACATGAACTCGATCCTGCTGGACGCGACGACCTTCCGCTTCGACGGGTCGGACCAGATGCCGGGCGAGATCGGCACCGACGCGTTCTGGAAGGCGATGGTCGCCTACACCACCGGTGACGAGACCGCGCAAGAGGCCGCAGACGCGGTCCAGAAGCGCTGGGACAGCATCCAGAAGTAAGTAACGCCTGCGCCCCCGGAGCCGTTCTCCGGGGGCGTTCGCATCTTTTCACGCCGGTTCGGGGAGGGGCCAGATGTCACCGATCTTGCAGGGTCTGATTACGATCGCGCTTGGGGTGGGCGGCTGTGTCGCCTATTTCTACGCCGCGAATATCGTCCTCGACAAAGTTATCTTCCCGCCGAGCGGCAAAGACCCGGGGCGCAATATCAACCGCGCGAACATGGTCCGCCCGTGGCTGTTCCTGTTCCCGGCGATCTTCGCGCTCGGTCTATATCTGGCCTATCCGGTGGTCGGCTCGTTCTGGCGCTCGCTGTTCAACCGCGACGGCGGTACTTTCGTGGGCCTTGGCAATTACGAACGGCTCGCGATGGATCCGAGCTTCCGTCAGGCCGTGTTCAACAACTTCCTCTGGGTGCTGGTGGTGCCCGCGCTCGCGACCTTCCTCGGTCTGCTGGCAGCGCAGCTCACCGACCGCATCAAATGGGGTAACATCGCGAAATCGCTGATCTTTATGCCGATGGCGATCTCCTTCGTGGGCGCCTCGCTGATCTGGAAATTCGTCTACGCCGTGAACCCCGATATCGGGATGATCAACGCGATCCGAGTGGCCTTCCACATGCAGCCGCTCGATCCGCTGCAGGTGCCGTTCTGGAACAATTTCTTCCTGATGGTGATCCTGATCTGGATCCA contains:
- a CDS encoding chemotaxis protein CheW, with the translated sequence MTEDTTPQNDAAELELLSFRLGEEEYSVDIMSVREIRGWTRATPLPHAPSFVRGVINLRGTVLPVVDLSVRLGMEPVAGDARNVIIVVQVGGQTAGLLVDAVSDILALPRSEMQSPPDLNADVSQRYISALTIVEGRMIRILDLTSVLPQEAIEAA
- a CDS encoding protein-glutamate O-methyltransferase CheR, encoding MSAPPSTLGQVTPTDAEFSAIAQLLYETTGIVLAPGKTSMVQSRLAKRLRALGLAQYKDYITLVNSDAGRDERRKMISALTTNVTHFFREKHHFETLRRNVLPSLLEAARRGSRVRLWSAGSSNGQEAYSIAMTIAESAPDFANLDLRILASDIDPLMIAVGAKGCYPAAALESVPDILRQRYFELQGEHYQVASGLRDLVQFRELNLHDPWPMRGKFDVIFCRNVVIYFAPEAQARLWERFEEQLTPGGFLFVGHSERVTDGKHTKLRTAGVTTYQLNSI
- a CDS encoding chemotaxis protein CheA, translating into MSDPMAEIKASFFIECEELLESLQDALSDLDEGAEDGETINVVFRAVHSIKGGAGAFGLDALVAFAHRFETVLDELRAGRLDLTPEAVKLFFQAADLLADEIRAAREGAPEPETAEECLQALEALLGDRGAAHAADAEDEVETADFQPMGLALDLDFDFTPEDASPTGFTLQFRPDGALYTSGNEPLQLLRALAEIAEISIATDASTVPPLDTLDPEENHLSWTVQITGDVTEEEIREVFEFVEDVCQIDISAIPASSETPLPELPELESEPSGDTDEDEKFEPAAAVDGPGSINPAPPPTDDIAKIATEAPARTPDPAPTEQQAETAKPSAAQPAASNTAPAAEPGATVRVDIERIDRLVNLVGELVINQAMLAQSVAEAGLPPNSAVNTGLEAFMMLTRDIQDSVMMIRAQPVKPLFQRMARIVREASSAIGKDVRLKTEGETTEVDKTVIERLADPLTHMIRNAVDHGLESPEMREGAGKPREGIVTLSAHHRSGRVVIEVSDDGGGIDRKKVFEKAIEKGLIAPDAQLSDSEIDNLLFLPGFSTADQVSALSGRGVGMDVVKSSIQSLGGRISITSDPGKGSCFSISLPLTLAVLDGMVVNVAGETLVVPLSSILETATLTSEDIRALGPSTNVIHLRGAFVPLFDLGAELGYRGPKRSYSGDVVLLTAQEDGARSALVVDSILEQRQVVIKGLQQ
- a CDS encoding ROK family protein → MSEQITLLADIGGTNTRVAMARDGKLIHSTIRRFSNKGRGALEDILEEYIRDEDCGEIAGACVAAAGPVRDDVAEMTNLAWVIRADNIARLTGTDHVFVLNDLQAQGHALGSLADDAVHSILPGLPAKEGSARLVVGIGTGFNAAPVHEGPGGRVVPPSEAGHTTLPIETEEDFALKTYLDAKHDFASVEHVVSGRGLERLYAYLRGEDDATTSGQEILEAITRGEETAVAAGQLFVQMLGRVVGDLALTHLPFGGIYLIGGAARGVVPWLDEFGFAEAMQAKGRFSEFLRAFPVSVVEDDYAALQGCASYLSSRMMR
- a CDS encoding response regulator, with protein sequence MSLKVLAVDDSRTIRDMLKLTLEHAGMELYLAEDGVHGLEVLDGLEPDAIISDINMPRLDGFGFIEAVRGQDRHRATPILVLTTESAAELKARARAAGATGWIVKPFDPTKLVKALNMVAG
- a CDS encoding IS3 family transposase (programmed frameshift); protein product: MSKRKQHAPEFKAKVALEALKGEETAAELASRFGVHPTMIHQWKRALLEGASGVFERGGRRKPEIDEEQVKELHAKIGELAVANFFFGTKAEALGREVRRGMIEPNHSDLSIGQQCKLLSIARSSYYYEPKGETEQNLGLMRQIDEQFLETPFFGVRQMTWHLRNDGHLVNEKRIRRLMRLMGLMPIYQKPNTSRPAKGHKTYPYLLRGLRVDRPNQVWCSDITYLPMRRGFLYLVAIMDWHTRKVLSWRISNTLEADFCVEALNEAIHKFGPPEIMNTDQGSQFTSFAWTDRLRRSGVRISMDGKGRFLDNIFIERLWRTLKYECVYLHAWETGSETKAAIRKWMTFYNHQRPHSALGGKPPALVYWQRHDINQPDQQVQRVA
- a CDS encoding IS3 family transposase (programmed frameshift) translates to MRKSRFTEAQIIGMIKEQEAGMPTADVCRRHGLSPATFYKFKAKYGGMEVSEAARLKALEDENAKLKRLLADTMLDNVVLKDLPGKELTTLTRRREAALRAMRDHAISQRRACQLVGVDPKTVRRTRPPDCPEIREEMKEIAGKRRRFGYRRIGILLERKDMTMNHKKLYRLYREEGLSVKRRRGRKRARGSRTPMPAAAHPNARWSLDFLADSFGASRKFRILAVIDDCCRENLCLVADTSISGTRVARELDALVRIYGKPACIVSDNGTEFTSRAILRWADQNAIPWHYIDPGKPQQNAFIESFNGSLRDELLNEEIFDTLDDARRSLALWRYDYNAVRPHSSLGNQTPLEARRALEQFEGSAPGALAHSNRPDYQSQTCRLSL
- a CDS encoding STAS domain-containing protein gives rise to the protein MTALALPDRIDLATVRPLQASLQCVATEDVALDASSVTHFGALGLQLLLSAAKTARIAGHRLEIASSSEAFDSALTRFGLSHEDLQHLPDAEAPCH